One Stenotrophomonas oahuensis genomic region harbors:
- a CDS encoding pseudouridine synthase, with product MHTSDSPFDPVPASRLQLAAGPWACLLDGLCARFPKIDRAQWLDRFARGRVQDAQGRALAPTDPWRVGLEIRYYREVAEEPAVCGRESIVHIDEDLLVADKPHFLPVTPAGAYVRETLLARLVARTGNRNLVPLHRLDRLTAGLVLFSTRPASRDAYQRLFRERHIQKVYEALAPALPGQVFPLQRHSRLVPGEPFFRMAEAAGSPNASTRIELIESQGQVWRYRLHPHSGRKHQLRVHMAALGAPILGDDLYPTLRGPSAAGPPPLQLLAQALAFEDPLSGRPRAFTSGLRLPASAEIAES from the coding sequence ATGCACACGTCCGATTCCCCGTTCGATCCGGTGCCGGCAAGCCGGCTGCAGCTGGCCGCTGGCCCCTGGGCATGCCTTCTGGACGGGCTGTGTGCGCGTTTTCCGAAGATCGACCGCGCGCAGTGGCTGGATCGCTTCGCGCGCGGTCGGGTGCAGGACGCGCAGGGCAGGGCACTGGCACCGACCGACCCCTGGCGGGTGGGTCTGGAGATCCGGTATTACCGCGAGGTGGCCGAGGAGCCCGCCGTCTGTGGCCGGGAGTCCATCGTTCACATCGACGAGGATCTGCTGGTGGCCGACAAGCCGCATTTTCTGCCGGTGACCCCGGCCGGGGCCTATGTGCGTGAAACCCTGCTGGCGCGACTTGTGGCGCGGACCGGCAACCGGAACCTGGTGCCGCTGCACCGGTTGGACCGCCTCACCGCCGGTCTGGTGCTGTTCTCGACCCGGCCGGCCAGCCGCGACGCCTACCAGCGGTTGTTCCGGGAGCGGCACATCCAGAAGGTGTACGAAGCGTTGGCCCCGGCGCTGCCCGGGCAGGTGTTTCCCCTGCAGCGGCACAGCCGGCTGGTACCCGGGGAGCCATTTTTCCGCATGGCCGAAGCTGCCGGCTCCCCGAACGCCAGCACCCGCATCGAGCTGATCGAAAGCCAGGGGCAGGTCTGGCGGTATCGGCTGCACCCGCACAGCGGGCGCAAGCATCAGCTGCGGGTGCACATGGCCGCGCTGGGTGCGCCGATCCTCGGTGATGACCTGTACCCGACGCTGCGCGGGCCGTCTGCGGCCGGGCCGCCGCCGTTGCAGCTGCTGGCGCAGGCCCTGGCCTTCGAAGACCCGCTCAGTGGGCGGCCGCGGGCCTTCACATCGGGGCTGCGATTGCCTGCTTCGGCCGAAATTGCTGAATCTTGA
- a CDS encoding protein adenylyltransferase SelO, translating into MTTPTLQFDNRLLRDLPGDPVEGPALREVRGAAWSSVMPTPVAAPQLLAYSAEMAERLGFGADLLESPDFPRVFGGNALYAGMQPWAANYGGHQFGHWAGQLGDGRAISLGELVTAQGERWELQLKGAGRTPYSRGADGRAVLRSSIREFLCSEAMHHLGVPTTRALSLVGTGEAVVRDMFYDGHPQAEPGAVVCRMAPSFLRFGSFELPASRGDLVLLRQLVDTCIARDFPGLEGAGQDRDARWFAQVCERTAEMVAHWMRVGFVHGVMNTDNMSVLGLTIDYGPYGWVEDYDPDWTPNTTDAQGRRYRFGTQPQVAYWNLTRLAQAVAPLFDDVAPLHEGLAAFQATYARCERNDVAAKFGLAACTDDDMVRMSEWRQLLQDGQMDMTLAFRALSALDPAAPSVVVLEEAFYSAERREAVLPALQDWLQRYAERVRADHLDPAARRAAMERANPLYVLRNWLAQGVIERAEQGDLEGVHALQVLLRRPYDAQPGAERYAAKRPDWALNKAGCSMLSCSS; encoded by the coding sequence ATGACGACGCCCACGCTTCAGTTCGATAACCGCCTCCTGCGGGACCTTCCTGGCGACCCGGTAGAAGGGCCGGCACTGCGGGAGGTGCGCGGTGCGGCGTGGTCGAGCGTGATGCCCACGCCGGTGGCCGCGCCGCAACTGCTGGCGTATTCGGCAGAGATGGCCGAACGGCTGGGGTTCGGCGCGGATCTGCTGGAAAGCCCCGACTTTCCGCGCGTGTTCGGTGGCAATGCGCTGTACGCCGGCATGCAGCCGTGGGCGGCCAACTATGGTGGGCACCAGTTCGGCCACTGGGCTGGGCAGCTCGGCGATGGCCGCGCGATCTCGCTGGGCGAACTGGTCACCGCGCAGGGCGAGCGCTGGGAGCTGCAGCTCAAGGGGGCCGGACGCACACCCTACTCGCGCGGGGCCGACGGCCGCGCGGTGCTGCGCTCGTCGATCCGTGAATTCCTGTGCAGCGAGGCCATGCATCACCTGGGCGTGCCGACCACGCGTGCGCTGAGTCTGGTCGGTACCGGTGAGGCCGTGGTGCGCGACATGTTCTACGACGGCCACCCACAGGCGGAGCCGGGTGCGGTGGTGTGCCGCATGGCCCCGTCGTTCCTGCGCTTTGGCAGCTTCGAACTGCCCGCGTCGCGTGGTGACCTCGTGCTGCTGCGGCAACTGGTCGATACCTGCATCGCCCGTGACTTCCCGGGACTGGAAGGGGCAGGACAGGACCGCGATGCGCGCTGGTTCGCGCAGGTCTGCGAACGCACGGCGGAGATGGTGGCGCACTGGATGCGGGTCGGTTTCGTGCACGGCGTGATGAACACCGACAACATGTCGGTTCTGGGGCTGACCATCGATTACGGTCCGTATGGCTGGGTTGAAGACTACGATCCGGACTGGACCCCCAACACCACCGATGCGCAGGGCCGACGCTACCGTTTCGGCACCCAGCCGCAGGTGGCGTATTGGAACCTGACCCGGCTGGCACAGGCCGTGGCCCCGTTGTTCGACGACGTTGCCCCCCTGCACGAGGGGCTGGCTGCTTTCCAGGCGACCTACGCCCGCTGCGAGCGCAACGACGTGGCGGCGAAATTCGGGCTGGCGGCGTGCACCGATGACGACATGGTCCGCATGAGTGAGTGGCGGCAATTGCTGCAGGACGGCCAGATGGACATGACCCTGGCATTCCGCGCCTTGTCCGCGCTGGACCCGGCCGCACCTTCGGTGGTGGTGCTGGAGGAGGCGTTCTACAGCGCGGAACGACGTGAAGCCGTGTTGCCGGCACTGCAGGACTGGCTGCAGCGGTATGCGGAACGCGTGCGTGCGGACCACCTCGACCCGGCCGCGCGCCGCGCCGCAATGGAACGGGCGAACCCGCTCTACGTGCTGCGCAACTGGCTGGCGCAGGGGGTGATCGAACGCGCGGAGCAGGGGGACCTGGAGGGCGTGCATGCCCTGCAGGTGCTGCTGCGGCGGCCCTACGACGCCCAGCCAGGGGCTGAGCGTTACGCGGCGAAGCGCCCGGACTGGGCCTTGAACAAGGCTGGCTGTTCAATGCTGTCCTGCAGTTCCTGA
- the fabV gene encoding enoyl-ACP reductase FabV gives MVIKPRVRGFICVTTHPAGCDAAVKQQIDYIKAQPKLPNGPKRVLVLGASTGYGLAARITAAFGSGAATLGVFFERPGTDSKPGTAGWYNSAAFHKYAEQAGLYAKSVNGDAFSDEVKAKVIELIKQDLGQVDQVVYSLAAPRRKHPRTGEVISSTLKPIGEPITLRGLDTDKEVLTETTLQPATAEEIAGTVAVMGGEDWQMWIDALLEAGVLADGATTTAFTYVGEEITQAIYWNGSIGAAKKDLDEKVLGLREKLQKIGGDARVSVLKAVVTQASSAIPTMPLYLSLLFKVMKERGTHEGCIEQLDTLYDIVYGGKDTGTATERLRHQLLADGRTVELVDEAGRLRADYKEMAPDVQAEVLKLWPQVTNENLYEISDLAGYKADFLRLFGFGVEGVDYDADVATDVAIPNLVDLTS, from the coding sequence ATGGTCATCAAACCGCGCGTTCGCGGCTTCATCTGCGTTACCACCCATCCGGCCGGCTGCGATGCAGCGGTGAAGCAGCAGATCGACTACATCAAGGCGCAGCCGAAGCTGCCCAACGGCCCCAAGCGCGTGCTGGTGCTGGGTGCGTCCACCGGCTACGGCCTGGCGGCGCGCATTACAGCTGCCTTCGGCAGTGGCGCGGCGACGCTGGGCGTGTTCTTCGAGCGTCCGGGTACCGACAGCAAGCCGGGCACGGCGGGCTGGTACAACTCGGCGGCGTTCCACAAGTACGCAGAACAGGCCGGTCTGTACGCGAAGAGCGTGAACGGCGATGCGTTCTCCGATGAGGTGAAGGCCAAGGTCATCGAGCTCATCAAGCAGGACCTGGGCCAGGTCGACCAGGTGGTGTACAGCCTGGCGGCGCCGCGCCGCAAGCACCCGCGCACCGGCGAGGTGATCAGCTCCACGCTGAAGCCGATTGGCGAGCCAATCACGCTGCGTGGCCTGGATACCGACAAGGAAGTGCTGACTGAAACCACGCTGCAGCCGGCGACCGCGGAAGAGATCGCGGGCACCGTGGCGGTGATGGGCGGCGAAGACTGGCAGATGTGGATCGACGCGCTGCTGGAAGCCGGCGTGCTGGCCGACGGTGCGACCACCACCGCCTTCACCTACGTGGGCGAGGAAATCACCCAGGCGATCTACTGGAACGGTTCGATCGGCGCAGCCAAGAAGGATCTGGACGAAAAGGTGCTGGGCCTGCGCGAGAAGCTGCAGAAGATCGGGGGCGACGCGCGCGTGTCGGTGCTGAAGGCGGTGGTGACCCAGGCCAGCTCGGCCATTCCGACCATGCCCCTGTACCTGTCGCTGCTGTTCAAGGTAATGAAGGAACGCGGCACGCACGAAGGCTGCATCGAGCAGCTGGATACGCTGTATGACATCGTCTACGGCGGCAAGGACACCGGCACCGCCACCGAGCGCCTGCGCCACCAGTTGCTGGCCGACGGCCGCACGGTGGAACTGGTGGACGAAGCGGGCCGCCTGCGCGCGGACTACAAGGAAATGGCCCCGGACGTCCAGGCAGAAGTGCTCAAGCTGTGGCCGCAGGTGACCAACGAAAACCTGTACGAGATCAGCGACCTCGCCGGCTACAAGGCCGACTTCCTGCGTCTGTTCGGCTTCGGCGTCGAAGGCGTGGATTACGACGCGGACGTTGCAACCGATGTCGCGATCCCGAACCTGGTCGATCTGACGAGCTGA
- a CDS encoding adenine phosphoribosyltransferase — MTDSSAAVPAWAGRLRDIADFPKPGILFKDIMPLLADGPDFAAAIDAMVAPWREARLDAVMGIESRGFILGAAMARVLGVGFVPVRKPGKLPGRTLRQDYTLEYRTDSIEVHADALPAGARVLVVDDVLATGGTLLAALSLARQLQVEVLGAAVLVELAGLGGRERWDADVPLVANLVY; from the coding sequence ATGACCGATTCCTCCGCCGCCGTGCCCGCTTGGGCTGGCCGCCTGCGCGACATTGCTGATTTCCCCAAGCCGGGCATCCTGTTCAAGGACATCATGCCGCTGCTGGCCGATGGGCCGGACTTCGCCGCCGCTATTGATGCCATGGTTGCGCCGTGGCGCGAGGCCAGGCTGGACGCGGTGATGGGCATCGAGTCGCGCGGCTTCATCCTGGGTGCGGCGATGGCGCGGGTGCTGGGCGTGGGCTTCGTGCCGGTGCGCAAGCCGGGCAAGTTGCCGGGCCGTACCCTGCGCCAGGACTACACGCTGGAATACCGCACCGACAGCATTGAGGTGCATGCAGATGCGCTGCCGGCCGGTGCGCGGGTGCTGGTGGTGGATGACGTGCTGGCCACCGGCGGCACGTTGCTGGCGGCGTTGTCGCTGGCGCGGCAGTTGCAGGTGGAGGTGCTGGGCGCGGCAGTGCTGGTGGAGCTGGCCGGGTTGGGCGGGCGCGAGCGCTGGGACGCGGACGTGCCGCTGGTGGCGAACCTGGTGTATTGA
- a CDS encoding GGDEF/EAL domain-containing response regulator, with protein MQNANDITVRLLIVDDSGENAETIVSTLRNSGIAVRPARPQNNEELAQIIGGQPIDLVLAAPAQSIPLLQVTQQIAASGKDIPMILLAEAVNESEWVEASANGFRAVTLRHRPEHLLAVVRNEWTDLHARRGLRRIEAQMRETERRCDALISSSRDPIAYVHEGMHIRANEAYLEMFGYESFEDVEGISLLDMVAPQHVDGFKQLLKSLSKGEAPPPQYQVDARNQDGAIFAATMEFTPATYEGESCLQVVFRRRMELDTELAREVEDLRQRDQVTGLLNRPTFMVHVENAVAQAGRSEGRFGLLLVEPDHYARLLPDIGLDSADALIAALGRVLADAVGDKAQVARFGEHSFAVLMEGAYAETEALADRIREAFAAQVFSIGDRSATVTVSIGGVQVGEKIASIGQVLARATECQQAASELGNTSRIFDPAAVDRVEEERVQRWVARIKEALAGEGFQLHYQPVLNLQGEPLELYEAYLRLDNNGELLSPTAFLGIAEEHGLLADINRWVVAHAISVLGERARAGHATHMMVKITPESFNDPLMVATLRRELAAHNVPGERLWLHAPEAKVFTHLRNAQQFLADVAPLGIRIGLEQFGSGLDSFQLLAHFQPQFLKLDRDFTSDFARTREHADKISEITARAQEANIRTLAEFVADANSMSLLFSAGVDYVQGEFVGPAGPVMNFDFA; from the coding sequence ATGCAGAACGCAAACGACATCACCGTCCGCCTGCTGATCGTGGACGACAGCGGCGAGAACGCCGAGACCATTGTCAGCACGCTGCGCAACAGCGGCATCGCGGTCCGCCCGGCGCGGCCGCAGAACAACGAGGAGCTGGCGCAGATCATCGGTGGCCAGCCGATCGACCTGGTCCTGGCCGCCCCGGCGCAGAGCATTCCGCTGCTGCAGGTGACCCAGCAGATCGCAGCCAGCGGCAAGGACATCCCGATGATCCTGCTGGCCGAAGCGGTCAATGAAAGCGAATGGGTCGAGGCCAGCGCCAATGGGTTCCGCGCGGTGACCCTGCGCCACCGCCCCGAGCACCTGCTGGCAGTGGTACGCAACGAATGGACCGACCTGCACGCCCGCCGCGGGCTGCGCCGGATCGAGGCGCAGATGCGCGAGACCGAGCGCCGCTGCGACGCGCTGATCTCCTCCTCGCGCGACCCCATCGCCTATGTCCACGAAGGCATGCACATCCGCGCCAACGAAGCCTACCTGGAGATGTTCGGGTACGAATCGTTCGAGGACGTGGAAGGCATCTCGCTGCTGGACATGGTCGCCCCGCAGCACGTCGACGGTTTCAAGCAGTTGCTGAAATCTCTGAGCAAGGGCGAAGCGCCGCCGCCGCAGTACCAGGTGGACGCGCGCAACCAGGATGGCGCGATCTTCGCCGCCACCATGGAATTCACCCCGGCCACCTATGAAGGCGAATCCTGCCTGCAGGTGGTGTTCCGCCGCCGCATGGAACTGGACACCGAACTGGCCCGCGAGGTCGAAGACCTGCGCCAGCGCGACCAGGTCACCGGCCTGCTCAACCGCCCGACCTTCATGGTGCACGTGGAGAACGCAGTCGCCCAGGCCGGTCGCAGCGAAGGCCGCTTCGGCCTGTTGCTGGTCGAACCGGACCACTACGCGCGGCTGTTGCCGGACATCGGCCTGGACTCGGCCGATGCACTGATTGCCGCGCTGGGCCGGGTGTTGGCCGACGCGGTGGGCGACAAGGCCCAGGTAGCGCGCTTTGGCGAACATAGCTTCGCGGTACTGATGGAAGGTGCCTACGCCGAAACCGAGGCCCTGGCCGACCGCATCCGCGAGGCCTTCGCCGCACAGGTGTTCAGCATCGGCGACCGTTCGGCGACGGTGACGGTGAGCATCGGTGGCGTGCAGGTGGGCGAGAAGATCGCCAGCATCGGCCAGGTGCTGGCCCGTGCCACCGAATGCCAGCAGGCCGCATCGGAGCTGGGCAATACCAGCCGCATCTTCGATCCGGCCGCCGTGGACCGGGTGGAAGAAGAGCGCGTGCAGCGCTGGGTGGCGCGCATCAAGGAAGCGCTGGCGGGCGAAGGCTTCCAGCTGCATTACCAGCCAGTGCTGAACCTGCAGGGCGAGCCCCTGGAGCTGTACGAAGCCTACCTGCGCCTGGACAACAACGGCGAACTGCTGAGCCCGACGGCCTTCCTGGGCATTGCCGAGGAACATGGCCTGCTGGCGGACATCAACCGCTGGGTGGTGGCGCATGCGATCAGCGTGCTGGGCGAGCGCGCACGTGCGGGCCACGCCACGCACATGATGGTGAAGATCACCCCGGAATCGTTCAACGACCCGCTGATGGTGGCGACGCTGCGTCGCGAGTTGGCCGCGCACAATGTGCCGGGCGAACGTCTGTGGCTGCATGCGCCGGAAGCCAAGGTGTTCACCCACCTGCGCAACGCGCAGCAGTTCCTGGCCGACGTGGCTCCGCTGGGCATCCGCATCGGTCTGGAGCAGTTCGGCTCGGGTCTGGATTCGTTCCAGCTGCTGGCCCACTTCCAGCCGCAGTTCCTCAAGCTGGACCGCGACTTCACCAGCGATTTCGCGCGCACCCGCGAGCATGCGGACAAGATCAGCGAGATCACCGCACGCGCGCAGGAAGCGAACATCCGCACGCTGGCCGAGTTCGTGGCGGATGCCAACTCGATGAGCCTGTTGTTCAGTGCCGGCGTGGATTACGTGCAGGGTGAGTTCGTGGGGCCTGCGGGGCCGGTTATGAACTTTGATTTTGCTTAG
- the secF gene encoding protein translocase subunit SecF, with product MKLFPLHILPNDTKIDFMRWRHVAMAVTIAVFLASVAIIGVKGFTFALDFTGGTLIEARFDKQVDVEQVRSKLESNGFENAQVQSFGGNTDLLIRLAPHGAHDPGAEGAAQDKATGDAVLKAITTAENPATILRNEYVGPQIGKDLALNGLYATVFMLVGFLIYIGFRFEWKFAVTASLVALFDLLVTLAYMSLMGREFDLNLLAGLLSVMGFAINDIIVVFDRVRENFRSLRVEPLEVLNRSINQTLSRTVITAVMFFLSALALYLYGGASLEGLAETHMIGAVIVVVSSILVAVPMLTIGFLRVSKQDLLPKAKDVEALARRP from the coding sequence ATGAAACTGTTTCCGCTGCACATCCTCCCGAACGACACCAAGATCGACTTCATGCGCTGGCGCCATGTCGCCATGGCGGTCACGATCGCGGTGTTCCTGGCCTCTGTCGCCATCATCGGCGTCAAGGGCTTCACCTTCGCCCTGGACTTCACCGGCGGTACCCTGATCGAAGCCCGCTTCGACAAGCAGGTGGACGTCGAACAGGTCCGTTCGAAGCTGGAATCCAATGGCTTTGAAAATGCCCAGGTGCAGAGCTTCGGTGGCAACACCGACCTGCTGATCCGTCTGGCCCCGCACGGTGCCCATGACCCGGGTGCCGAAGGGGCGGCCCAGGACAAGGCCACCGGTGACGCCGTGCTCAAGGCCATCACCACGGCTGAGAATCCGGCCACCATCCTGCGCAACGAGTACGTGGGTCCGCAGATCGGCAAGGATCTGGCTCTGAACGGGCTGTACGCCACGGTGTTCATGCTGGTCGGCTTCCTGATCTACATCGGCTTCCGGTTTGAATGGAAGTTCGCGGTGACCGCCAGCCTCGTGGCCCTGTTCGACCTGCTGGTCACGCTGGCCTACATGTCGCTGATGGGACGCGAGTTCGACCTGAACCTGCTGGCCGGTCTGTTGTCGGTGATGGGCTTTGCGATCAACGACATCATCGTGGTGTTCGACCGCGTGCGAGAAAACTTCCGCAGCCTGCGCGTGGAACCGCTGGAAGTGCTGAACCGCTCGATCAACCAGACGCTGTCGCGTACGGTGATCACCGCGGTGATGTTCTTCCTGTCGGCGCTGGCGCTGTACCTGTACGGCGGTGCGTCGCTGGAAGGCCTGGCCGAAACCCACATGATCGGTGCGGTGATCGTGGTGGTGTCCTCGATCCTGGTGGCGGTGCCGATGCTGACGATTGGCTTCCTGCGTGTGAGCAAGCAGGATCTGCTTCCGAAGGCGAAGGATGTCGAAGCGCTGGCCCGTCGGCCGTAA
- a CDS encoding NAD(P)/FAD-dependent oxidoreductase: MSTIRCDVLVIGAGAAGLMCALTAGQRGRIVQVIDHANKVGKKILMSGGGRCNFTNTGTTPANFLSANPHFCKSALARYTPWDFIGLVERHGIAYHEKELGQLFCDISSKQIVRMLVDECQAAGVQIRTDCAVTRVERGADGFHVHTAQGHFHAASLVVATGGLSIPSLGATGFGYELARQFGHEVLPTRAGLVPLTLSGKHQERFADLSGVALPVAARCNDMEFRNSLLITHRGISGPAILQISSFWQPGDDLRLDLLPGQDAEEWLRSMKRERGSAELRTVLSEILPRRLALRLCEHWLPDRPVKQIDERELRQAASLLQDFPLVASGTEGYRTAEVTLGGVDTRRVSSSTFESQLVPGLHFVGEVLDVTGWLGGYNFQWAWASGRAAGLVV; encoded by the coding sequence ATGAGTACGATCCGCTGCGATGTACTGGTGATCGGGGCCGGTGCCGCCGGCCTGATGTGTGCGCTGACCGCTGGCCAGCGCGGCCGCATCGTGCAGGTGATCGACCACGCCAATAAGGTCGGCAAGAAGATCCTGATGTCCGGCGGTGGCCGCTGCAACTTCACCAACACCGGCACCACGCCGGCCAACTTCCTGTCGGCCAACCCGCATTTCTGCAAGTCCGCCCTCGCCCGTTACACGCCTTGGGACTTCATCGGCCTGGTCGAGCGGCACGGCATTGCGTATCACGAAAAAGAGCTGGGCCAGCTGTTCTGCGACATCTCGTCCAAGCAGATCGTGCGCATGCTGGTTGACGAATGCCAGGCCGCAGGCGTGCAGATCCGCACCGATTGTGCGGTAACCCGGGTCGAGCGCGGCGCGGACGGCTTCCATGTGCATACCGCGCAGGGCCATTTCCACGCTGCCTCGCTGGTGGTGGCGACGGGTGGCTTGTCCATTCCCAGCCTGGGGGCGACCGGCTTTGGCTACGAACTGGCCCGCCAGTTCGGCCACGAGGTGCTGCCGACCCGCGCCGGGCTGGTGCCGCTGACCCTGAGCGGCAAGCACCAGGAGCGATTTGCCGACCTCAGCGGGGTCGCGCTGCCGGTAGCGGCGCGCTGCAATGACATGGAATTCCGCAATTCGCTGCTGATCACCCACCGCGGCATCAGCGGCCCGGCCATCCTGCAGATCTCCTCGTTCTGGCAGCCCGGCGACGACCTGCGCCTGGACCTGCTGCCGGGTCAGGATGCCGAGGAATGGCTGCGCAGCATGAAGCGCGAGCGCGGTTCGGCCGAGCTGCGCACGGTCCTGTCGGAAATCCTGCCGCGCCGGCTGGCCCTGCGCCTGTGCGAGCACTGGCTGCCGGACCGCCCGGTGAAGCAGATCGACGAGCGCGAACTGCGTCAGGCCGCTTCCCTGCTGCAGGACTTCCCGCTGGTGGCCAGCGGCACGGAGGGGTACCGTACGGCCGAGGTGACCCTGGGGGGCGTGGACACACGCCGGGTCTCCTCCAGCACGTTCGAGTCGCAGCTGGTACCGGGCCTGCATTTCGTGGGCGAGGTGCTGGATGTGACCGGCTGGCTGGGCGGTTACAACTTCCAGTGGGCCTGGGCCAGTGGTCGCGCGGCGGGCCTGGTGGTGTAA
- a CDS encoding cold-shock protein has product MSDRQTGTVKWFNDAKGFGFITPESGPDLFVHFRAIQGTGFKSLQEGQKVTFVAVQGQKGMQADQVQPV; this is encoded by the coding sequence ATGTCTGATCGTCAGACCGGCACCGTCAAGTGGTTCAACGATGCCAAGGGCTTCGGCTTCATCACCCCGGAAAGCGGCCCGGACCTGTTCGTGCACTTCCGCGCCATCCAGGGCACCGGCTTCAAGTCGCTGCAGGAAGGCCAGAAGGTCACCTTCGTCGCCGTGCAGGGCCAGAAGGGCATGCAGGCTGACCAGGTGCAGCCGGTCTAA
- a CDS encoding YaeQ family protein, protein MALTATIRKAELQISDMDRGYYASHNLTLAQHPSETDERLMVRLLAFALNAEDRLEFGRGLSTDDEPDLWKQDYTGAIERWIDLGQPDESRLRKAAGRASAVQLITYGGRAADIWWERNASALNKLKSLEVMDLPGEFVEQWGAKIERSMRWTVLIQDGEVQLMSENAELSVIPTWRKPKPQA, encoded by the coding sequence ATGGCCCTCACCGCCACCATCCGCAAAGCCGAGCTGCAGATCAGCGACATGGACCGCGGCTACTACGCCAGCCACAACCTGACGCTGGCCCAGCACCCCTCCGAGACCGACGAACGCCTGATGGTGCGGCTGCTGGCCTTCGCCCTGAACGCGGAAGACCGGCTGGAATTCGGCCGCGGACTGAGCACCGATGACGAGCCGGACCTGTGGAAGCAGGACTACACCGGCGCGATCGAACGCTGGATCGACCTCGGCCAGCCGGACGAGTCGCGCCTGCGCAAGGCGGCTGGCCGCGCCAGCGCCGTGCAGCTGATCACCTATGGCGGCCGTGCCGCGGATATCTGGTGGGAACGCAACGCCTCGGCACTGAACAAGCTGAAGTCGCTTGAGGTCATGGACCTGCCGGGCGAGTTCGTCGAGCAGTGGGGCGCAAAGATCGAGCGCAGCATGCGCTGGACCGTGCTGATCCAGGATGGCGAAGTGCAGCTGATGTCCGAGAACGCCGAACTCAGCGTCATTCCGACCTGGCGCAAGCCCAAGCCGCAGGCGTGA
- a CDS encoding glutathione S-transferase, whose product MIKVHHLDHSRSQRVLWMLEELNLPYQVVRYQRDPKTWLAPQALRDLHPLGKSPVVEDDTLVLAESGAILEYLVDRYDSARQFSPEPVPLQSPERLRYRYWMHYAEGSAMPPMVMSLVFARLRKAPMPFFARPIARQIADKALKGFVGPQIKLHLQWMERELGNTPWFAGERFTAADIQMSFPLQAAAARGGDLSAYPRLQAFLERIAQRPAYQRAQAKGGSLDLAAGAA is encoded by the coding sequence ATGATCAAGGTGCACCATCTCGACCATTCCCGCTCCCAGCGCGTGCTGTGGATGCTGGAAGAACTGAACCTTCCGTACCAGGTGGTCCGCTACCAGCGCGACCCCAAGACCTGGCTGGCCCCGCAGGCGCTGCGTGATCTGCATCCCCTGGGCAAGTCGCCCGTGGTGGAGGACGACACGCTGGTGCTGGCCGAATCCGGTGCGATCCTCGAATACCTCGTGGACCGCTATGACAGTGCCCGCCAGTTCTCTCCCGAGCCGGTACCGCTGCAGTCCCCCGAGCGCCTGCGCTATCGCTACTGGATGCATTACGCGGAAGGTTCGGCGATGCCGCCGATGGTGATGTCGCTGGTGTTTGCCCGCCTGCGCAAAGCGCCGATGCCGTTCTTCGCCCGTCCCATAGCACGTCAGATCGCCGACAAGGCGCTGAAAGGCTTCGTGGGCCCGCAGATCAAGCTGCATCTGCAGTGGATGGAGCGCGAGCTGGGCAACACGCCCTGGTTTGCCGGCGAGCGCTTCACTGCCGCCGACATCCAGATGAGCTTCCCGCTGCAGGCGGCCGCGGCGCGTGGCGGTGACCTGTCGGCGTATCCGCGCCTGCAGGCTTTCCTGGAGCGGATCGCGCAGCGTCCAGCGTACCAGCGCGCGCAGGCCAAGGGCGGGTCGCTGGACCTGGCCGCCGGCGCGGCCTGA